One window from the genome of Xiphophorus hellerii strain 12219 chromosome 16, Xiphophorus_hellerii-4.1, whole genome shotgun sequence encodes:
- the aatka gene encoding serine/threonine-protein kinase LMTK1 isoform X1, whose product MVFVLQVIVMSSAFFNPSFAFSSHFDTEGAPLSELSWPSSLAVVAISFSGLFTFVFLMLACLCCKKGDIGFKEFENTEGEEYQADLSALASPSSQNGPEVYILPLTEVSLPVSKQPGRSIQLLKSSDIGRHSLLYLKMIGHGWFGKVLLGEVTAGISTTQVVVKELKASASVQDQIQFLEEAQSYRTLQHPALLQCLAQCSEVTPYLLVMEFCPLGDLKNYLGSCLATDSETPDALILQRMACDIASGLLHLHKYNFIHSDLALRNCLLTSEMSVKIGDYGLSHSRYKDDYFITQDQIWVPLRWIAPELIDEVHGNLLVVDQTKSSNIWSLGVTLWELYELGNQPYRHYSDRQVLTYAVKEQQLKLPKPQLQFPLDDRWYEVMQFCWLQPELRPSSEEVHLLVTYLCAKGSSEAEEDFEQRWNALKPNLLGSTSHTAASASLVFTPTPADIPSADQTQAAELASSASSSFPLLEHFSDSFHSETGDDLLTVTETSHGLNFEYKWEPARAEQPYCSSSTSGQLGQENPHYQDIYYSNTGSTSVGCKADSLTSSKSPSYYESEHTSVVPVLSAHSPSIGSEYYIRIEEPVQCNIKIDDGTGDYCSELESATRRLSSENKSSSYWSTTDNTKSNDSSPTIQLHTHPLLSPSSNNSPVKSGCSYNSLPSYSSNAFCCDDSPPPKTQKQSSPLEKTPEIQTNHLHTDGVLENPRSLSQAVSSPSLGFCDPYLEPHTGHSTVNESCHNMLGPIRKTLPIINHFDIDVGEDDDDLQLGRRKSREVEDKTNWISNRSANNNSFDSRHPDSGNDNCEAVPSDTSDAWALTKDTTRTFQSFKPCGTLGGNEEGPEWSALCMSVGLDSYIQICHKESAQEEKPASLDIFQSSNALISPRKNSSGAGGENIDPQTDQIGILSDMQRSNIWQGVSAGTSVSLSGLRLNYSEPSKSSRNQQHAVNIRNSSSCLLELGDYSEDEEDDMADITSGIFADFNLDLSEVEEEDLSPKKISEVNSDALGAISVVSSVASSCDQAFSPDPYNTPILPKSLDSGYDTENNESPEFMFKELGDPLGGESCPGLGGESEIALHVGLGPGVCTSTITSEVHVKSLVDNQYRDSAYFSDYDVESDKSPKEEDNGFFAESKKHGSDNTFNSAVEHSLENSLNCGRNLTNLRQLKSCVLANLSEASSYLANNIQTPELSMLSPLPPQMGGCLTKEAAPADDMGLDTEHSGNEPASELNSFSGSDASSSVLEVSANHEEASRGAENCSSVHSSVTHCSHSECREKLSEENENVEESTEEEEVPEQSHVNEENHREGGRINEEDFEDIDAEECDSLCEESNGPQDLSTSSSLLELCGEDVRAPLEEAEDEDDSDESESDEELRTYNIQDEESEESEEDFRTVPVVVSDCSRARHLRSLLKMPSMLTQSFCEELERKKKAVSFFDDVTVFLFDQESPTGELADCSFPTGGEPSQQETSNADLEAQSGDAQCFSKETEGNNSAEDENYKWEDEDSVETCPPSLDTIPDPEFSQTSITDTPEVPKPVAVPVNRFMVSRFSITHVSDSHTDTATGNTEDNLKH is encoded by the exons AAGGGGCGCCGCTGAGCGAGCTGTCCTGGCCCTCGTCTCTGGCAGTTGTTGCCATCTCTTTCTCCGGCCTCTTCACGTTTGTCTTCCTCATGTTGGCTTGCCTCTGCTGCAAGAAGGGAGACATTGGCTTTAAG GAATTTGAAAACACAGAGGGAGAAGAGTACCAGGCAGACCTCTCCGCTCTGGCCTCGCCTTCCTCCCAGAACGGGCCTGAGGTTTACATCCTTCCCCTCACTGAGGTCTCCCTGCCTGTCTCCAAGCAGCCAGGCAGATCAA TACAGCTGTTGAAATCTTCTGACATTGGCCGCCATAGTCTGCTGTATCTGAAAATGATTGGACATGGCTGGTTTGGAAAG GTTTTGTTGGGGGAGGTCACTGCAGGCATCAGCACCACCCAGGTGGTGGTGAAGGAGCTGAAGGCCAGTGCAAGCGTCCAGGACCAGATCCAATTCCTAGAAGAGGCCCAGTCATATCG AACCCTTCAGCATCCTGCACTCCTGCAATGCCTGGCGCAGTGTTCAGAGGTCACTCCCTATCTACTGGTCATGGAGTTTTGTCCTCTG GGAGATCTTAAGAATTACCTTGGCAGTTGTCTGGCTACTGACTCCGAGACTCCAGACGCCTTGATCCTGCAGAGAATGGCTTGTGACATTGCTTCAGGACTCCTCCACCTACATAAATACAACTTTATCCACAG TGACCTGGCCCTGCGAAACTGCCTTCTTACATCAGAAATGTCTGTGAAGATTGGAGACTACGGGCTGTCTCATAGCCGATATAAG GATGACTATTTCATAACCCAAGATCAGATTTGGGTACCTCTGCGCTGGATCGCACCAGAACTCATAGATGAAGTCCACGGAAACCTGCTGGTTGTTGATCAAACCAAAAGCAGCAACATATG GTCTTTGGGTGTGACTTTATGGGAGCTGTATGAGCTGGGAAACCAGCCGTACAGACATTACTCTGACAGACAGGTGTTGACATATgctgtgaaggagcagcagctcaagCTACCGAAACCTCAGCTGCAGTTCCCCTTGGATGACCGCTG GTATGAAGTTATGCAGTTCTGCTGGCTGCAGCCAGAGCTCAGGCCCAGCAGTGAGGAAGTGCACCTTCTGGTCACATACCTGTGTGCCAAAGGCTCAAGTGAAGCTGAGGAAGACTTTGAGCAACGCTGGAATGCCTTGAAACCCAATTTGCTTGGCAGCACGTCACACACAGCTGCGTCCGCATCCCTAGTCTTCACTCCCACCCCTGCTGACATCCCCAGTGCAGACCAAACTCAGGCAGCGGAGCTGGCCTCTTCTGCCTCGTCCTCCTTCCCCCTCCTGGAGCATTTCTCTGACAGCTTTCACTCTGAAACAGGGGATGACCTCCTGACCGTCACAGAGACAAGCCATGGACTCAATTTCGAGTATAAGTGGGAGCCGGCCCGAGCTGAGCAACCTTATTGCTCTTCCTCCACCAGTGGGCAACTGGGTCAGGAGAACCCGCACTACCAGGATATTTACTATTCTAACACAGGGAGTACCTCAGTGGGTTGCAAGGCTGACAGTCTGACATCAAGCAAGTCCCCATCCTATTATGAATCAGAGCACACCAGTGTCGTTCCAGTGCTGAGTGCCCACAGCCCCTCTATTGGCAGTGAGTATTACATTCGTATAGAAGAACCTGTCCAGTGCAACATCAAGATTGATGATGGCACTGGCGACTATTGTTCAGAACTGGAATCTGCTACCAGAAGGTTGTCATCTGAAAACAAATCTAGTTCTTACTGGTCCACCACTGACAACACCAAATCAAATGATTCAAGTCCCACCATTcaactacacacacacccactgcTGAGCCCTTCGTCTAACAACAGTCCAGTAAAGTCAGGTTGTTCGTATAATTCACTTCCGTCTTATAGCAGTAATGCATTCTGTTGTGATGACTCACCTCCACCTAAGACACAGAAGCAATCCTCTCCCCTCGAAAAGACACCAGAGATTCAAACAAACCATCTTCATACAGATGGTGTGTTAGAAAACCCACGCAGTTTATCCCAGGCTGTCAGCAGCCCTAGTTTAGGATTCTGCGATCCGTACCTTGAACCGCACACAGGCCATAGCACAGTCAACGAAAGCTGCCATAACATGTTGGGCCCCATCAGAAAGACACTACCCATTATAAACCACTTTGATATAGATGTAGGAGAGGATGATGACGATCTGCAATTGGGTCGACGGAAAAGTAGAGAAGTTGAGGATAAAACCAACTGGATCTCAAACCGTTCAGCAAACAACAACAGCTTTGACAGCAGACACCCAGACAGTGGGAATGACAATTGTGAGGCTGTTCCATCTGATACATCCGATGCATGGGCTTTAACCAAGGACACCACAAGAACCTTCCAAAGTTTTAAGCCTTGTGGCACCTTGGGGGGCAACGAAGAAGGCCCTGAATGGAGTGCATTGTGCATGTCTGTTGGTTTAGACTCTTACATCCAAATATGCCACAAAGAGTCGGCTCAAGAGGAGAAGCCTGCGAGTTTGGATATTTTTCAAAGCAGCAATGCTCTTATCAGCCCAAGAAAGAATAGCAGTGGTGCAGGTGGAGAAAATATTGACCCTCAGACTGATCAAATAGGGATCTTGTCTGATATGCAGAGAAGCAACATCTGGCAGGGAGTTTCAGCTGGAACATCTGTTAGTCTGAGTGGCTTAAGGCTGAATTATTCAGAGCCATccaaaagcagcagaaaccagCAACATGCAGTAAACATTAGGAACTCCAGCAGCTGCCTGCTTGAACTTGGTGACTACAGtgaggatgaggaagatgaCATGGCCGATATTACATCAGGGATCTTTGCTGACTTCAACCTTGACCTCAGTGAGGTTGAGGAGGAGGACCTCAGCCCAAAAAAGATTTCAGAGGTGAATTCAGATGCATTGGGTGCCATTAGTGTAGTTTCATCTGTGGCAAGCTCCTGTGACCAGGCCTTCAGCCCTGATCCCTACAACACACCCATCCTGCCCAAATCTCTGGACAGTGGCTATGACACAGAAAATAATGAATCTCCAGAGTTTATGTTCAAAGAGCTCGGAGATCCACTGGGTGGTGAAAGTTGCCCTGGGTTGGGTGGAGAATCCGAAATTGCGCTACATGTTGGTTTAGGGCCAGGTGTCTGCACTTCAACAATCACCTCAGAGGTACATGTAAAGAGCCTTGTTGATAATCAATACAGGGATTCAGCCTACTTCTCGGACTATGACGTAGAAAGTGACAAGAGTCCCAAAGAGGAAGACAACGGGTTTTTTGCAGAATCTAAGAAACATGGTTCTGACAATACTTTTAACTCTGCAGTTGAACATTCTCTTGAAAACAGTCTAAACTGTGGAAGGAATTTAACAAACCTGAGACAGCTCAAAAGCTGTGTTTTGGCAAATCTCTCAGAGGCCAGTTCGTACTTAGCCAACAATATTCAAACACCTGAGTTGTCCATGCTGTCACCACTTCCTCCACAGATGGGTGGGTGCCTCACCAAAGAAGCTGCTCCTGCGGATGATATGGGGTTGGACACTGAACATTCGGGGAACGAGCCTGCATCTGAGCTGAACTCCTTCAGTGGGTCAGATGCCTCCTCTTCTGTCCTGGAAGTCTCTGCAAACCATGAAGAGGCTAGCAGGGGAGCAGAAAACTGCTCATCTGTCCATTCATCTGTCACTCATTGCTCCCACTCTGAATGCAGAGAAAAACTcagtgaagaaaatgaaaatgttgaggaatccactgaggaggaagaggtgcCTGAACAGAGTCATGTCAATGAAGAAAATCACAGGGAGGGTGGGAGAATAAACGAGGAGGATTTTGAGGACATCGACGCAGAGGAATGCGACAGCCTGTGTGAGGAATCCAACGGCCCTCAGGACCTTTCCACCTCCTCGTCATTGTTGGAGCTTTGCGGAGAAGACGTAAGAGCTCCGCTGGAAGAGGCTGAGGATGAAGATGATTCTGATGAAAGCGAGTCTGATGAAGAGCTGAGAACCTACAACATCCAAGATGAAGAGAGCGAGGAGAGCGAAGAGGATTTCAGGACAGTGCCGGTGGTGGTGAGCGACTGCAGCAGGGCGAGACACCTCCGCAGCCTCCTGAAGATGCCCTCCATGCTTACCCAGTCCTTCTGTGAGGAgctggagaggaagaaaaaagcagTATCCTTTTTTGACGATGTGACGGTGTTTCTGTTTGACCAG GAGAGTCCTACTGGAGAACTGGCTGACTGCTCATTTCCCACTGGAGGGGAGCCCAGTCAACAAGAAACGTCAAACGCAGATCTCGAAGCTCAATCTGGCGATGCtcaatgtttttctaaagaaacAGAGGGAAACAACTCAGCAGAGG ATGAAAATTACAAATGGGAAGATGAGGACTCTGTGGAGACCTGTCCACCCTCACTTGACACCATTCCTGATCCTGAGTTCTCACAAACCTCTATCACAGATACACCTGAAGTTCCTAAACCTGTTGCTGTTCCAGTTAACCGTTTCATGGTCTCTCGGTTCTCCATCACACACGTATCTGACTCCCACACAGACACAGCAACAG GGAATACCGAAGATAACCTAAAACACTGA
- the aatka gene encoding serine/threonine-protein kinase LMTK1 isoform X2 gives MVFVLQVIVMSSAFFNPSFAFSSHFDTEGAPLSELSWPSSLAVVAISFSGLFTFVFLMLACLCCKKGDIGFKEFENTEGEEYQADLSALASPSSQNGPEVYILPLTEVSLPVSKQPGRSIQLLKSSDIGRHSLLYLKMIGHGWFGKVLLGEVTAGISTTQVVVKELKASASVQDQIQFLEEAQSYRTLQHPALLQCLAQCSEVTPYLLVMEFCPLGDLKNYLGSCLATDSETPDALILQRMACDIASGLLHLHKYNFIHSDLALRNCLLTSEMSVKIGDYGLSHSRYKDDYFITQDQIWVPLRWIAPELIDEVHGNLLVVDQTKSSNIWSLGVTLWELYELGNQPYRHYSDRQVLTYAVKEQQLKLPKPQLQFPLDDRWYEVMQFCWLQPELRPSSEEVHLLVTYLCAKGSSEAEEDFEQRWNALKPNLLGSTSHTAASASLVFTPTPADIPSADQTQAAELASSASSSFPLLEHFSDSFHSETGDDLLTVTETSHGLNFEYKWEPARAEQPYCSSSTSGQLGQENPHYQDIYYSNTGSTSVGCKADSLTSSKSPSYYESEHTSVVPVLSAHSPSIGSEYYIRIEEPVQCNIKIDDGTGDYCSELESATRRLSSENKSSSYWSTTDNTKSNDSSPTIQLHTHPLLSPSSNNSPVKSGCSYNSLPSYSSNAFCCDDSPPPKTQKQSSPLEKTPEIQTNHLHTDGVLENPRSLSQAVSSPSLGFCDPYLEPHTGHSTVNESCHNMLGPIRKTLPIINHFDIDVGEDDDDLQLGRRKSREVEDKTNWISNRSANNNSFDSRHPDSGNDNCEAVPSDTSDAWALTKDTTRTFQSFKPCGTLGGNEEGPEWSALCMSVGLDSYIQICHKESAQEEKPASLDIFQSSNALISPRKNSSGAGGENIDPQTDQIGILSDMQRSNIWQGVSAGTSVSLSGLRLNYSEPSKSSRNQQHAVNIRNSSSCLLELGDYSEDEEDDMADITSGIFADFNLDLSEVEEEDLSPKKISEVNSDALGAISVVSSVASSCDQAFSPDPYNTPILPKSLDSGYDTENNESPEFMFKELGDPLGGESCPGLGGESEIALHVGLGPGVCTSTITSEVHVKSLVDNQYRDSAYFSDYDVESDKSPKEEDNGFFAESKKHGSDNTFNSAVEHSLENSLNCGRNLTNLRQLKSCVLANLSEASSYLANNIQTPELSMLSPLPPQMGGCLTKEAAPADDMGLDTEHSGNEPASELNSFSGSDASSSVLEVSANHEEASRGAENCSSVHSSVTHCSHSECREKLSEENENVEESTEEEEVPEQSHVNEENHREGGRINEEDFEDIDAEECDSLCEESNGPQDLSTSSSLLELCGEDVRAPLEEAEDEDDSDESESDEELRTYNIQDEESEESEEDFRTVPVVVSDCSRARHLRSLLKMPSMLTQSFCEELERKKKAVSFFDDVTVFLFDQESPTGELADCSFPTGGEPSQQETSNADLEAQSGDAQCFSKETEGNNSAEDTPEVPKPVAVPVNRFMVSRFSITHVSDSHTDTATGNTEDNLKH, from the exons AAGGGGCGCCGCTGAGCGAGCTGTCCTGGCCCTCGTCTCTGGCAGTTGTTGCCATCTCTTTCTCCGGCCTCTTCACGTTTGTCTTCCTCATGTTGGCTTGCCTCTGCTGCAAGAAGGGAGACATTGGCTTTAAG GAATTTGAAAACACAGAGGGAGAAGAGTACCAGGCAGACCTCTCCGCTCTGGCCTCGCCTTCCTCCCAGAACGGGCCTGAGGTTTACATCCTTCCCCTCACTGAGGTCTCCCTGCCTGTCTCCAAGCAGCCAGGCAGATCAA TACAGCTGTTGAAATCTTCTGACATTGGCCGCCATAGTCTGCTGTATCTGAAAATGATTGGACATGGCTGGTTTGGAAAG GTTTTGTTGGGGGAGGTCACTGCAGGCATCAGCACCACCCAGGTGGTGGTGAAGGAGCTGAAGGCCAGTGCAAGCGTCCAGGACCAGATCCAATTCCTAGAAGAGGCCCAGTCATATCG AACCCTTCAGCATCCTGCACTCCTGCAATGCCTGGCGCAGTGTTCAGAGGTCACTCCCTATCTACTGGTCATGGAGTTTTGTCCTCTG GGAGATCTTAAGAATTACCTTGGCAGTTGTCTGGCTACTGACTCCGAGACTCCAGACGCCTTGATCCTGCAGAGAATGGCTTGTGACATTGCTTCAGGACTCCTCCACCTACATAAATACAACTTTATCCACAG TGACCTGGCCCTGCGAAACTGCCTTCTTACATCAGAAATGTCTGTGAAGATTGGAGACTACGGGCTGTCTCATAGCCGATATAAG GATGACTATTTCATAACCCAAGATCAGATTTGGGTACCTCTGCGCTGGATCGCACCAGAACTCATAGATGAAGTCCACGGAAACCTGCTGGTTGTTGATCAAACCAAAAGCAGCAACATATG GTCTTTGGGTGTGACTTTATGGGAGCTGTATGAGCTGGGAAACCAGCCGTACAGACATTACTCTGACAGACAGGTGTTGACATATgctgtgaaggagcagcagctcaagCTACCGAAACCTCAGCTGCAGTTCCCCTTGGATGACCGCTG GTATGAAGTTATGCAGTTCTGCTGGCTGCAGCCAGAGCTCAGGCCCAGCAGTGAGGAAGTGCACCTTCTGGTCACATACCTGTGTGCCAAAGGCTCAAGTGAAGCTGAGGAAGACTTTGAGCAACGCTGGAATGCCTTGAAACCCAATTTGCTTGGCAGCACGTCACACACAGCTGCGTCCGCATCCCTAGTCTTCACTCCCACCCCTGCTGACATCCCCAGTGCAGACCAAACTCAGGCAGCGGAGCTGGCCTCTTCTGCCTCGTCCTCCTTCCCCCTCCTGGAGCATTTCTCTGACAGCTTTCACTCTGAAACAGGGGATGACCTCCTGACCGTCACAGAGACAAGCCATGGACTCAATTTCGAGTATAAGTGGGAGCCGGCCCGAGCTGAGCAACCTTATTGCTCTTCCTCCACCAGTGGGCAACTGGGTCAGGAGAACCCGCACTACCAGGATATTTACTATTCTAACACAGGGAGTACCTCAGTGGGTTGCAAGGCTGACAGTCTGACATCAAGCAAGTCCCCATCCTATTATGAATCAGAGCACACCAGTGTCGTTCCAGTGCTGAGTGCCCACAGCCCCTCTATTGGCAGTGAGTATTACATTCGTATAGAAGAACCTGTCCAGTGCAACATCAAGATTGATGATGGCACTGGCGACTATTGTTCAGAACTGGAATCTGCTACCAGAAGGTTGTCATCTGAAAACAAATCTAGTTCTTACTGGTCCACCACTGACAACACCAAATCAAATGATTCAAGTCCCACCATTcaactacacacacacccactgcTGAGCCCTTCGTCTAACAACAGTCCAGTAAAGTCAGGTTGTTCGTATAATTCACTTCCGTCTTATAGCAGTAATGCATTCTGTTGTGATGACTCACCTCCACCTAAGACACAGAAGCAATCCTCTCCCCTCGAAAAGACACCAGAGATTCAAACAAACCATCTTCATACAGATGGTGTGTTAGAAAACCCACGCAGTTTATCCCAGGCTGTCAGCAGCCCTAGTTTAGGATTCTGCGATCCGTACCTTGAACCGCACACAGGCCATAGCACAGTCAACGAAAGCTGCCATAACATGTTGGGCCCCATCAGAAAGACACTACCCATTATAAACCACTTTGATATAGATGTAGGAGAGGATGATGACGATCTGCAATTGGGTCGACGGAAAAGTAGAGAAGTTGAGGATAAAACCAACTGGATCTCAAACCGTTCAGCAAACAACAACAGCTTTGACAGCAGACACCCAGACAGTGGGAATGACAATTGTGAGGCTGTTCCATCTGATACATCCGATGCATGGGCTTTAACCAAGGACACCACAAGAACCTTCCAAAGTTTTAAGCCTTGTGGCACCTTGGGGGGCAACGAAGAAGGCCCTGAATGGAGTGCATTGTGCATGTCTGTTGGTTTAGACTCTTACATCCAAATATGCCACAAAGAGTCGGCTCAAGAGGAGAAGCCTGCGAGTTTGGATATTTTTCAAAGCAGCAATGCTCTTATCAGCCCAAGAAAGAATAGCAGTGGTGCAGGTGGAGAAAATATTGACCCTCAGACTGATCAAATAGGGATCTTGTCTGATATGCAGAGAAGCAACATCTGGCAGGGAGTTTCAGCTGGAACATCTGTTAGTCTGAGTGGCTTAAGGCTGAATTATTCAGAGCCATccaaaagcagcagaaaccagCAACATGCAGTAAACATTAGGAACTCCAGCAGCTGCCTGCTTGAACTTGGTGACTACAGtgaggatgaggaagatgaCATGGCCGATATTACATCAGGGATCTTTGCTGACTTCAACCTTGACCTCAGTGAGGTTGAGGAGGAGGACCTCAGCCCAAAAAAGATTTCAGAGGTGAATTCAGATGCATTGGGTGCCATTAGTGTAGTTTCATCTGTGGCAAGCTCCTGTGACCAGGCCTTCAGCCCTGATCCCTACAACACACCCATCCTGCCCAAATCTCTGGACAGTGGCTATGACACAGAAAATAATGAATCTCCAGAGTTTATGTTCAAAGAGCTCGGAGATCCACTGGGTGGTGAAAGTTGCCCTGGGTTGGGTGGAGAATCCGAAATTGCGCTACATGTTGGTTTAGGGCCAGGTGTCTGCACTTCAACAATCACCTCAGAGGTACATGTAAAGAGCCTTGTTGATAATCAATACAGGGATTCAGCCTACTTCTCGGACTATGACGTAGAAAGTGACAAGAGTCCCAAAGAGGAAGACAACGGGTTTTTTGCAGAATCTAAGAAACATGGTTCTGACAATACTTTTAACTCTGCAGTTGAACATTCTCTTGAAAACAGTCTAAACTGTGGAAGGAATTTAACAAACCTGAGACAGCTCAAAAGCTGTGTTTTGGCAAATCTCTCAGAGGCCAGTTCGTACTTAGCCAACAATATTCAAACACCTGAGTTGTCCATGCTGTCACCACTTCCTCCACAGATGGGTGGGTGCCTCACCAAAGAAGCTGCTCCTGCGGATGATATGGGGTTGGACACTGAACATTCGGGGAACGAGCCTGCATCTGAGCTGAACTCCTTCAGTGGGTCAGATGCCTCCTCTTCTGTCCTGGAAGTCTCTGCAAACCATGAAGAGGCTAGCAGGGGAGCAGAAAACTGCTCATCTGTCCATTCATCTGTCACTCATTGCTCCCACTCTGAATGCAGAGAAAAACTcagtgaagaaaatgaaaatgttgaggaatccactgaggaggaagaggtgcCTGAACAGAGTCATGTCAATGAAGAAAATCACAGGGAGGGTGGGAGAATAAACGAGGAGGATTTTGAGGACATCGACGCAGAGGAATGCGACAGCCTGTGTGAGGAATCCAACGGCCCTCAGGACCTTTCCACCTCCTCGTCATTGTTGGAGCTTTGCGGAGAAGACGTAAGAGCTCCGCTGGAAGAGGCTGAGGATGAAGATGATTCTGATGAAAGCGAGTCTGATGAAGAGCTGAGAACCTACAACATCCAAGATGAAGAGAGCGAGGAGAGCGAAGAGGATTTCAGGACAGTGCCGGTGGTGGTGAGCGACTGCAGCAGGGCGAGACACCTCCGCAGCCTCCTGAAGATGCCCTCCATGCTTACCCAGTCCTTCTGTGAGGAgctggagaggaagaaaaaagcagTATCCTTTTTTGACGATGTGACGGTGTTTCTGTTTGACCAG GAGAGTCCTACTGGAGAACTGGCTGACTGCTCATTTCCCACTGGAGGGGAGCCCAGTCAACAAGAAACGTCAAACGCAGATCTCGAAGCTCAATCTGGCGATGCtcaatgtttttctaaagaaacAGAGGGAAACAACTCAGCAGAGG ATACACCTGAAGTTCCTAAACCTGTTGCTGTTCCAGTTAACCGTTTCATGGTCTCTCGGTTCTCCATCACACACGTATCTGACTCCCACACAGACACAGCAACAG GGAATACCGAAGATAACCTAAAACACTGA